One genomic window of Salvelinus sp. IW2-2015 unplaced genomic scaffold, ASM291031v2 Un_scaffold1251, whole genome shotgun sequence includes the following:
- the LOC112070180 gene encoding LOW QUALITY PROTEIN: inositol-3-phosphate synthase 1-A-like (The sequence of the model RefSeq protein was modified relative to this genomic sequence to represent the inferred CDS: inserted 2 bases in 1 codon; substituted 1 base at 1 genomic stop codon): protein MTENIRINNPNVKYTDTHIEAQYFYHTTAVRRDGDTLTVTPSVSELEFRTERHVPRLGVMLVGWGGNNGTTVTAAVLANRLGLTWRTKTGEQKTNYYGSLFQSFNVCLGPGQMGREVNIPFRDLLPMVHPNSIVFDGWDISSMDLGSAMERAEVLDWSLQEKLRPHMSHLRPRASIYIPEFIAANQAAEQTTFXRTMAEQVEQIRADIQDFRHQAAWTRFXVLWTANTERFCDLTAGVNDTAKNLLAAIQSGGEVSPSTLFAVASILEGCAYINGSPQNTFVPGAIELAVERNVFIAGDDFKSGQTKIKSVLVDFLISAGIKPTSIVSYNHLGNNDGMNLSAPQQFRSKEISKSNVVDDMVNSNPILYRKGEKPDHCVVIKYVPYVGDSKRAMDEYTSEIMMGGTNTIAMHNTCEDSLLASPIILDLVLLTELCQRVCVRPQGSETFQSFHSVLAILSFMCKAPLVPPGAPLVNAYFRQRACIENIMRACLGLPPQNHMHLEHKLQRGFLPRHDNRIYDNVATKMVLSNGYQASQQNGVCAHVVKEATIG from the exons ATGACCGAGAACATTCGTATCAACAATCCCAATGTGAagtacacagatacacacatcgAGGCTCAGTACTTCTACCATACTACTGCTGTACGCAGAGACGGAGACACACTCACA GTGACCCCGTCCGTTAGTGAGCTTGAGTTCCGTACTGAGCGACATGTCCCCAGGCTGGGGGTGATGCTAGTTGGCTGGGGAGGAAACAATGGGACCACCGTCACCGCTGCTGTCCTGGCCAACAGACTGGGACTCACCTGGAGAACCAAAACTGGAGAACAG aaAACCAACTACTACGGTTCCCTCTTCCAGTCCTTCAACGTGTGTTTAGGGCCGGGCCAGATGGGAAGAGAAGTTAACATTCCGTTCCGTGACCTCTTACCCATGGTGCACCCTAATAGTATCGTCTTTGATG GCTGGGACATCTCATCCATGGATCTGGGCAGTGCGATGGAGAGAGCCGAGGTCCTTGATTGGTCCCTCCAGGAGAAGCTCCGCCCACACATGAGCCACCTCCGACCCCGGGCCTCCATCTATATCCCAGAATTCATAGCTGCCAACCAGGCGGCCGAGCAGACAACATTCTGAAGGACCATGGCTGAACAG gtgGAGCAGATCAGAGCAGACATTCAGGACTTCCGGCATCAAGCGGCGTGGACAAGGTT CGTTTTGTGGACGGCCAACACCGAACGTTTCTGTGACCTCACAGCCGGGGTCAACGACACGGCCAAGAATCTCCTGGCTGCCATACAG tcAGGTGGGGAGGTGTCTCCCTCTACTTTGTTTGCCGTAGCCAGTATCCTGGAGGGCTGTGCCTACATTAACGGTTCTCCCCAGAACACGTTTGTCCCTGGGGCGATAGAGCTGGCTGTGGAGAGAAACGTGTTCATAGCAGGAGATGACTTCAAGTCTGGTCAGACAAAGATCAAGTCAGTCCTGGTCGACTTCCTCATCAGTGCTGGGATCAAG CCCACCTCCATTGTCAGCTACAATCACCTTGGCAACAACGATGGTATGAACCTCTCAGCACCGCAGCAGTTCCGCTCCAAGGAGATCTCCAAGAGCAATGTGGTGGATGACATGGTCAACTCCAACCCTATACTGTACCGCAAAGGGGAGAAACCTGACCACTGT gtggtgatTAAGTATGTGCCGTATGTGGGGGACAGTAAGAGGGCGATGGATGAATACACCTCTGAGATCATGATGGGAGGAACCAACACTATCGCAATGCACAACACCTGTGag GACTCTCTGCTAGCCAGCCCTATCATCCTGGACCTGGTCCTCCTCACAGAGTTGTGCCAGCGTGTATGTGTTCGGCCCCAAGGATCAGAGACCTTCCAGTCCTTCCACAGTGTCCTGGCTATCCTCTCCTTCATGTGTAAAGCTCCCCTCGTCCCCCCTGGGGCCCCGCTGGTCAATGCCTACTTCAGACAGAGAGCCTGCATTGAGAACATCATGAG AGCGTGCCTTGGTCTCCCCCCTCAGAACCACATGCACCTGGAGCACAAGCTGCAGAGGGGCTTCCTGCCTCGCCACGACAACCGTATCTACGACAATGTGGCTACCAAGATGGTCCTAAGCAACGGTTACCAGGCCTCCCAACAGAATGGTGTCTGCGCACACGTGGTGAAAGAGGCAACGATTGGATAA